GGCTTCTTGTCTTTCGCAACAGCCGCTTTACCGCCATGCTTGCGATCCGGCCTCGCGCGCGACTCCGGATTCGGCACCACATGCAGCGGCGCCGCCGACATCTCACCCCGTGTGGAGGTCGTGACCGAAGGCGTGTTCGCCGTCGGCAGCGGCGCGTTCGGCGACACGAACTGCACGAACACTTCGGCGTCCTTCACCATGCCCATTTCATAACGCGCCCGCTCTTCGACAGCGGCCGTGCCGTTCTGCAAGTCCTGCACTTCGCCTTGAATGCGTTCGTTGCGCAGTTTCGAATCGGCATTCTTTTGCACTTGCTGCGCCAGTTGCTGCTGCAACTCGTGCACGCGCAACCAACCGCCGTGCCCCCACCAGAGCGGGTACTGGATCAACGCCAGTAGAACGATCAGGACAGCAGTGACAAGCCGCATGAAGTAAGCACAATAAATACACGCCGCCCTGCGCTATACGCAGGGCGGCGGGGTCAATCAGAAACGAAGGATAACCGGCTCATCGGTCAGCGCCAGCAAACCAGCCATTAGCGCAGATTGTAGAACGCCGACTTGCCCGGGTAGCTGGCGATATCACCGAGGTCTTCTTCGATGCGCAGCAACTGGTTGTACTTCGAGATGCGGTCCGAACGCGACAGCGAACCCGTCTTGATCTGACCGGCATTCAGGCCGACCGCGATATCCGCGATCGTCGAATCTTCGGTTTCACCCGAACGGTGCGAGATCACGGCCGTGTAGCCGGCGCGCTTGGCCATTTCGATCGCCGCGAAGGTTTCCGTCAGCGTGCCGATCTGGTTGATCTTGATCAGGATCGAGTTGGCGACGCCCTTCTCGATGCCTTCCTTCAGGATGCGCGTGTTGGTGACGAACAGGTCGTCGCCCACCAGTTGCACTTTCTTGCCGAGCTTGTCGGTCAGCGTCTTCCAGCCGGCCCAGTCGCTTTCGTGCATGCCGTCTTCGATCGAAACGATCGGGAACTTGTCGGCGAGCGCGGCCAAGTAGTCCGCGAATTCCGTCGACGACAGTTGCAGGCCTTCGCCGGCCAACTGGTACTTGCCGTCGTGGTAGAACTCGCTGGCTGCGCAGTCGAGTGCGAGCAGCACGTCTTCACCCGCGCGGTAGCCTGCTTTCTCGATGGCTTGCAGGATGGTCGACAGGCATTCGTCGTTGCTGCCGAAGTTCGGCGCGAAGCCACCTTCGTCGCCAACGGCCGTGCTCATGCCGCGGTCCGAGAGGATTTTCTTCAGCGCGTGGAACACTTCGGCGCCGCAGCGCAGTGCTTCGCGGAAGGTCGGCTGGCTGACCGGCACGATCATGAATTCCTGGATGTCCAGGCTGTTATTGGCGTGCGCGCCGCCGTTGACGATGTTCATCATCGGCACCGGCAGTTGCATCGCGCCCGAGCCGCCGAAGTAGCGGTACAGCGGCAGGCCGGCTTCTTCAGCGGCAGCCTTCGCGACGGCCATCGAGACAGCCAGCATCGCGTTCGCGCCGAGGCGCGACTTGTTGTCGGTGCCGTCGAGTTCCAGCAGGGTCTTGTCGAGGAAAGCCTGTTCGGAAGCGTCGAGGCCCATGATCGCTTCGGAGATTTCGGTGTTGATGTGCTCGACAGCCTTCAGCACGCCCTTGCCGCCGTAACGGCCGGCTTCGCCATCGCGCAGTTCGATCGCTTCACGCGAACCGGTCGACGCGCCCGACGGCACCGCGGCGCGGCCCATCGTGCCCGACTCGAGCAGCACGTCGCATTCGACGGTGGGGTTGCCTCGCGAATCGAGAATCTCTCGACCGATGATATCTACGATAGCACTCATGGTTTCCTCAAGAAATGACGTTGAATTCTTTACTGTGACACTGTATCTGGCGCCTGCCGATCCGGAGTTAGCGCTTCAGCGCTTACTCCGTCCCATGCAGAGCACCGGTCTCCCCGGCAAACTACATGCGCGCCGATACGTTCGACGACCATCGCGTGCATTCGCCGCGTGCCACGATTATGCGTAACGCTCGTGACACGCGGTGACTGCCTGAATCAGTTGAAATCGCTTTCGAGGAACGGCGCGCGCTTGACGGCCTGATCGAGCGTAACCAGCGTCTCGAGCAGATCGGCCATGCGATGCAGCGGCACGGCGTTCGGACCGTCCGACTTGGCTTCAGCCGGATTCGGGTGAGTCTCCA
The nucleotide sequence above comes from Paraburkholderia aromaticivorans. Encoded proteins:
- the ftsB gene encoding cell division protein FtsB codes for the protein MRLVTAVLIVLLALIQYPLWWGHGGWLRVHELQQQLAQQVQKNADSKLRNERIQGEVQDLQNGTAAVEERARYEMGMVKDAEVFVQFVSPNAPLPTANTPSVTTSTRGEMSAAPLHVVPNPESRARPDRKHGGKAAVAKDKKPAH
- the eno gene encoding phosphopyruvate hydratase: MSAIVDIIGREILDSRGNPTVECDVLLESGTMGRAAVPSGASTGSREAIELRDGEAGRYGGKGVLKAVEHINTEISEAIMGLDASEQAFLDKTLLELDGTDNKSRLGANAMLAVSMAVAKAAAEEAGLPLYRYFGGSGAMQLPVPMMNIVNGGAHANNSLDIQEFMIVPVSQPTFREALRCGAEVFHALKKILSDRGMSTAVGDEGGFAPNFGSNDECLSTILQAIEKAGYRAGEDVLLALDCAASEFYHDGKYQLAGEGLQLSSTEFADYLAALADKFPIVSIEDGMHESDWAGWKTLTDKLGKKVQLVGDDLFVTNTRILKEGIEKGVANSILIKINQIGTLTETFAAIEMAKRAGYTAVISHRSGETEDSTIADIAVGLNAGQIKTGSLSRSDRISKYNQLLRIEEDLGDIASYPGKSAFYNLR